CATAATCGTCACCCCGCGCGAGCGCATCGAGGTGCGCAACAAGCCGGCGGCATCATCGGCAAACGAGGGCATGACGATGCGAAAGCCCGGAAAATTCGCGAACACGCCTTCCGCGCTTTGCGAGTGATACAGCCCGCCGCCGATGTAGCCGCCGCACGACAGCCGCACGATGATGTTCGGCAAAAACTTGCCGTTGGTGCGCCAATATTCATGGCTCAACTCCACCATCTGCTCCATCGAGGGCCAAACATAATCGGTGAATTGCGCTGCTTCCACCACCACCCACATATCCTCACGGAAACGCGCCATGCCGTTGGCCGTGCCTACAATAAAATCCTCCGCGATCGGCGCGTTGAACACACGGCCTTTGCCGAACGCCTGCTGCAGGCCGTTGGTGACGTTGAACACGCCGCCCTTGTCCTTTGACGCCACATCCTGGCCCCATAAAAACGTGTGCGGGTTGCGTTTGAACTCTTCATGCAGCGTGCGGTTGATGGATTCGCGCATTTTTTCTTTTTCATCGCTGGCGGGCGTGGGCGTTTCTTCGGCTTCATACACCGGCGCCACGGCAAAATCATAAATCGAATTGGGATCCGGCGTGGGCGCGGCCTCGCCGCGGGCGGCGGCTTCGTTCACGAGACGCTTGTTTTCCGCCTCGATCTCGCCCAGCTCTTTTTCACTCAACAAACCCTTTTCAAGAATGTATGCGCGAAAGCGCGGCAGCGGATCTTGCGTCGCGACTTCGGAGATTTCCTGGTCGGAACGATAGGATTCTTGCTTGTCGCTGTTGGAATGCGGGCCGATGCGCACGCATTGCGCGTGCACCAACGCCGGGCCTTTGCCGGTGCGCACGTAATCCATCGCCTCATCCATCGCCAAACGGCTGTCAATCGGATCCGTGCCGTCGCAACGAATGATGTGCAGATGCTTCAAGCCGACGAAATTGTCCGCAACAATTTCATTCGCGGTTTGCTCGTGTACCGGCACGCTGATACCGTATTTGTTGTTTTGAATGACGAAGATCACCGGCAACTGTTCCCGGCTTGCGCCGTTGAACGCCTCGAACACATAGCCTTCGGAGGCCGAGGCTTCACCGAAACTGCAAAACGTGAGGGCGTCGGATTTGTAATACTTCACCGCGCGCGCCACACCCACGGCATGCAGCGCGTGATTCGAGACGCAGCTCGAGGTGTTTTGAATGCCGATTTCCGGTTTGGAAAAGTGATTCGACATGTGACGGCCGCCTGCGGCAACATCATCGCGCCGGCTCAAACCGTTTAACATGATTTCGTCGAGCGTAAGTCCGGCGGCCAGACAGGTCAATTGATCGCGGTAATAGGGAAAGAGATAGTCTTTGTTGGGGCGAAAGGAAAGGCCCAGCGCCAATTGAATCGGCTCGTGTCCCGAGCAGGTGGCGAGATAGCTCCAACCCTTGCCTTGTTTGAAGAGAATCCAGGCCCGGTCATCGATCAACCGGCCGGTGTGCATCAGGCGGTACCATTCACGCGCCGTTTGTGCATTAATGCTGGGCGCTTCTGCGCTGCGAGAAACAGCATGCATAACAGCCACAATATACCTCCAGTATGTTGAATGAGATGTTTTGCGTATTTGCGAAAAATTCGTTCAATGTAACAAATAATCTCTATTTTGCAACCCTAATTTTGAGGCAACGGGCGGCAACTTTGCGCAAAATCTCAACGCGCTCAAGTTTTTCATGGATCGAAACGCGCCGGAAGAGAATCTCCGCGCGCCGGCCAGATGTGCGGAAAATGCGTGATTTGTTCGAAGCCGTTTTCCGTCACAATGTAAGTGTCTTCGATGCGCACGCCGAGATTCCAATAAACCGAATCCACCGCCGCGCCTGCAGGAATGTAAATGCCCGGTTCTATCGTGATCACCATGCCCGCTGCCAGTGTATTGATTTGTGGATCATGCACCTCCAGCCCGACATGATGGCCGAGCATATGTGTGAAATATGGGCCAAAGCCCGCAG
The genomic region above belongs to Cytophagia bacterium CHB2 and contains:
- a CDS encoding 2-oxoisovalerate dehydrogenase, which encodes MHAVSRSAEAPSINAQTAREWYRLMHTGRLIDDRAWILFKQGKGWSYLATCSGHEPIQLALGLSFRPNKDYLFPYYRDQLTCLAAGLTLDEIMLNGLSRRDDVAAGGRHMSNHFSKPEIGIQNTSSCVSNHALHAVGVARAVKYYKSDALTFCSFGEASASEGYVFEAFNGASREQLPVIFVIQNNKYGISVPVHEQTANEIVADNFVGLKHLHIIRCDGTDPIDSRLAMDEAMDYVRTGKGPALVHAQCVRIGPHSNSDKQESYRSDQEISEVATQDPLPRFRAYILEKGLLSEKELGEIEAENKRLVNEAAARGEAAPTPDPNSIYDFAVAPVYEAEETPTPASDEKEKMRESINRTLHEEFKRNPHTFLWGQDVASKDKGGVFNVTNGLQQAFGKGRVFNAPIAEDFIVGTANGMARFREDMWVVVEAAQFTDYVWPSMEQMVELSHEYWRTNGKFLPNIIVRLSCGGYIGGGLYHSQSAEGVFANFPGFRIVMPSFADDAAGLLRTSMRSRGVTIMFEPKFLYNHPMAQTSKTGANHFVPYGKARIRRPGKDLTIVTYGNAVHWSLKAADRLAEEGYDVEVVDLRSLVPYDMETVRASVQKTNRVIVASEDHKTGGFGGEVLASVSEECFKFLDAPPRRVCTKDTPIGFSRILEAEILISEEDIYQAAQDVLHAAAVI